In Edaphobacter dinghuensis, one genomic interval encodes:
- a CDS encoding cytochrome c oxidase subunit 3 family protein — translation MIVATHPHTHETAQPEGHAHVALPQHRHHFETQEQQREAGTFGMWLFLLTEIMFFGGLFFSYLLYRNWYYDAFVVASNQLSVPLGGTNTAVLITSGFFMALAVWAAEVKKKGLLVLTLILTMLFGCIFIGIKYDEYHEKWEKHHIPGDHFDVSEFVNPHAYGLKEEPLPPDQAQHTQIFFSLYFAMTGLHALHMLIGLGILVWLTVRAQRGDFTAGYVAPIENFALYWHFVDIVWLFLFPLLYLINRHPV, via the coding sequence GTGATCGTAGCTACGCATCCCCACACGCATGAGACGGCCCAGCCGGAGGGGCACGCGCACGTCGCCCTGCCCCAGCACCGCCATCACTTCGAGACGCAGGAGCAGCAGCGCGAGGCCGGTACCTTCGGCATGTGGCTCTTCCTGCTGACCGAAATCATGTTCTTCGGCGGCCTGTTCTTTTCGTACCTGCTCTATCGCAACTGGTACTACGATGCCTTCGTCGTAGCGTCGAACCAGCTCAGCGTGCCGCTCGGGGGAACCAATACCGCGGTGCTGATCACCTCCGGTTTCTTCATGGCGCTTGCCGTGTGGGCCGCCGAGGTCAAGAAGAAAGGGCTGCTGGTTCTCACCCTCATTCTCACAATGCTCTTCGGGTGCATCTTCATCGGCATCAAGTACGACGAGTATCACGAGAAGTGGGAGAAGCACCACATTCCCGGTGACCACTTCGACGTCTCCGAGTTCGTCAATCCTCACGCTTACGGACTCAAAGAAGAGCCGCTTCCGCCGGATCAGGCACAGCACACCCAAATCTTCTTCTCGCTTTATTTCGCTATGACCGGTTTGCACGCGCTGCATATGCTTATCGGTCTTGGCATTCTGGTCTGGCTCACTGTACGAGCGCAACGAGGTGACTTTACGGCGGGGTATGTCGCGCCGATAGAAAACTTCGCGTTATATTGGCACTTCGTCGATATTGTGTGGCTGTTTTTATTCCCGCTGCTCTACCTCATTAATCGACATCCCGTCTAA
- a CDS encoding cytochrome c oxidase subunit I produces the protein MSATSSTIVNLPDQKTATLPKRSYLNNEDGLLSWLLTGDHKRIAILYLISITFFFFIGGAFAGLIRLELLTPQPDLVASDTYNKFFSMHGIIMVFLFLVPSVPATLGNFLMPIMIGAKDLAFPKVNLLSWYLYWVGGLFTLAALVLGGVDTGWTFTTPLSTHYLNTHVVTAAVGIFIIGFSSIFTGLNFIVTIHRMRAPGMTWFRLPLFVWSNYAASILMVLGTPVLAITLVLVALERTIGIGVFDPTKGGDPLLFQHLFWFYSHPAVYIMILPGMGVISEVISTFSRKRVFGYTAVAFSSVAIALFGFFVWAHHMFIMGVSNYSALVFSLLTMLVAVPSAIKIFNWAFTLQKGSITFETPMLYAFGFMGLFTIGGMTGVFLGALGMDIHLTETYFIVAHFHFVMVGGMLMAFLSGVHFWWPKMTGRMYPESLSKLAAVTTFIGFNLTFLPQFILGYLGMPRRYHAYPPEFQVLNVLSTAGATVLGVGYMLPLLYLGWSLKYGAIAGNNPWQATGLEWQIQSPPLTENFIEVPIVDHEAYDYEWLAHKTEQEVTTVG, from the coding sequence ATGAGTGCAACTAGTTCGACAATTGTTAACCTACCCGATCAGAAGACGGCAACCCTGCCCAAGCGGAGCTACCTCAATAATGAGGACGGTCTGCTGAGCTGGCTGCTCACCGGCGACCACAAGCGCATCGCGATTCTGTATCTGATCTCGATCACGTTCTTCTTCTTCATCGGCGGCGCCTTTGCCGGCCTCATCCGGTTGGAACTGCTGACACCCCAGCCCGACCTTGTCGCTTCGGACACGTACAACAAGTTCTTCTCGATGCACGGCATTATCATGGTCTTCCTCTTCCTGGTGCCTTCGGTGCCGGCGACGCTGGGGAACTTCCTGATGCCGATCATGATCGGGGCCAAGGACCTCGCGTTTCCCAAGGTCAACCTGCTGAGCTGGTATCTCTACTGGGTTGGCGGTCTCTTCACTCTCGCGGCCCTCGTGCTTGGCGGCGTCGATACCGGCTGGACCTTCACCACACCGCTCTCGACTCACTATCTCAACACTCACGTTGTGACTGCGGCGGTCGGAATCTTCATTATCGGGTTCTCGTCGATCTTCACCGGCCTTAACTTTATCGTCACCATCCATCGCATGCGCGCACCGGGCATGACGTGGTTCCGTCTGCCGCTCTTTGTCTGGTCGAACTACGCTGCTTCGATCTTGATGGTGCTGGGCACGCCGGTCCTGGCAATCACCTTGGTTCTGGTTGCGCTCGAGCGCACCATCGGCATCGGCGTCTTCGATCCCACCAAAGGCGGCGACCCGCTGCTGTTCCAGCATCTCTTCTGGTTCTACTCGCACCCTGCCGTGTACATCATGATTCTTCCTGGCATGGGCGTCATCTCCGAGGTCATCAGTACCTTTAGCCGTAAGCGTGTCTTTGGATACACGGCGGTCGCATTCTCTTCGGTGGCCATCGCGCTGTTCGGCTTCTTCGTCTGGGCACACCACATGTTCATCATGGGCGTGTCCAACTACTCGGCACTGGTCTTCTCGCTGCTGACCATGCTGGTGGCTGTGCCCTCCGCCATCAAGATCTTCAACTGGGCGTTCACGCTGCAAAAGGGCTCGATCACCTTCGAGACGCCGATGCTCTACGCCTTCGGCTTCATGGGGCTGTTCACCATCGGCGGCATGACCGGCGTCTTCCTCGGCGCGCTCGGCATGGATATTCACCTGACTGAGACGTACTTCATCGTGGCGCACTTCCACTTTGTCATGGTCGGCGGAATGCTCATGGCCTTCCTCTCCGGCGTCCACTTCTGGTGGCCGAAGATGACGGGCCGCATGTATCCAGAGTCGCTCTCGAAGCTTGCTGCAGTGACGACCTTCATCGGCTTCAACCTCACCTTCCTTCCGCAGTTCATCCTTGGCTATCTCGGAATGCCGCGCCGCTACCACGCGTATCCGCCTGAGTTCCAGGTGCTCAACGTGCTGTCGACCGCGGGCGCTACGGTGCTGGGCGTAGGCTATATGCTTCCGCTGCTGTACCTGGGCTGGTCGCTGAAGTACGGCGCTATCGCCGGCAACAATCCATGGCAGGCAACTGGCCTTGAATGGCAGATTCAATCGCCGCCGCTGACTGAAAACTTTATCGAAGTTCCTATCGTCGATCATGAGGCCTATGACTACGAGTGGCTCGCCCACAAGACGGAACAAGAGGTGACGACCGTTGGATAA
- the coxB gene encoding cytochrome c oxidase subunit II, whose protein sequence is MHISPVLWQFLVKWLNASALFPREASTIAPYADALYFFLLLITVVGLTVVGTLVFGFAIRYRKEKHPVATQVEGSTLLEATWTIIPLALFLICFVWGALLYFRIYNPPTNAMNIYVVGKQWMWKAEHQGGQHEINALHVPIGRPVQLTMISQDVFHSFSVPDFRIKREVIPGRYSTVWFQATTPGTYHLFCTQYCGTNHSQMIGEVTAMTPDDFQKWLQASTSGMSLAQNGERLFASMGCNACHNGTASARGPNLSGVYGSKLQLTNGSEVLVNDAYLRDAILNPSEHITAGYSPIMPTYQGQVSEDGLIDLVEYIKGLQSNYRIQQTLVTSQADQTAPTTPTGVKP, encoded by the coding sequence ATGCATATCAGTCCAGTCCTGTGGCAATTTTTGGTGAAATGGCTCAACGCTTCCGCGCTCTTTCCGCGCGAGGCGTCGACGATCGCCCCCTACGCCGACGCGCTCTACTTCTTCCTGCTGTTGATCACGGTCGTCGGCCTTACGGTCGTCGGCACGCTGGTCTTCGGCTTTGCCATTCGCTATCGCAAGGAAAAGCACCCGGTTGCGACCCAGGTGGAAGGTTCCACGTTGCTTGAAGCGACGTGGACGATCATTCCGCTGGCGCTGTTCTTGATCTGCTTTGTCTGGGGCGCGCTGCTTTACTTCCGTATCTACAATCCGCCGACTAACGCGATGAACATCTACGTCGTCGGCAAGCAGTGGATGTGGAAGGCCGAGCACCAGGGCGGCCAGCATGAGATCAATGCGCTGCATGTGCCCATCGGGCGGCCTGTCCAGTTGACGATGATTTCGCAGGACGTCTTCCATAGCTTCTCCGTCCCTGACTTTCGCATCAAGCGCGAGGTTATCCCCGGCCGCTACTCGACAGTATGGTTCCAGGCGACCACGCCGGGAACGTATCACCTCTTCTGCACGCAGTATTGCGGCACGAACCACTCGCAGATGATCGGTGAGGTCACGGCGATGACACCCGACGACTTCCAGAAGTGGCTACAGGCCTCGACCAGCGGTATGTCGCTGGCGCAGAACGGCGAGCGCCTCTTTGCCAGCATGGGTTGCAACGCCTGCCACAACGGTACTGCCTCAGCGCGCGGCCCAAATCTCTCCGGTGTCTACGGGTCGAAGCTGCAGTTGACCAATGGCTCCGAGGTTCTGGTCAACGACGCGTACCTGCGTGACGCCATCCTCAATCCGTCCGAGCACATTACTGCTGGATACTCGCCGATCATGCCGACGTATCAGGGCCAAGTCAGCGAGGACGGCTTGATCGATCTCGTCGAGTACATCAAGGGATTACAGAGCAATTACAGAATTCAGCAGACCCTGGTCACATCGCAAGCCGACCAGACGGCGCCGACAACGCCAACGGGGGTGAAACCATGA
- a CDS encoding SCO family protein yields the protein MMNRRTIRGGWQAAVLGCILLVCAPLFAQVSSYGDKQEGQNVGDELPQVLQKVGIAQHLNQPLPLDAQFVDDTGKTVRLGDYFSKKPAVLSLVYYNCPMLCSEELDGLTSALMMVHLTPGKDFNIVVISIDPSETPQIAAKKKALYVKRYGRPETAAGWHFLTGERPAIDAVSKAVGFGYVRVPGPDGKLTQFAHASSIQIVTTNGKLAQYYLGVEYSPKDILLGLIEASGNKIGSPVANILTYCYHYDPERNKHSLIVARVVQLGGMVTVAWLGGFMFLMFRRDLRLSRDHDLTKKENG from the coding sequence ATGATGAACAGGCGGACAATACGGGGCGGTTGGCAGGCAGCGGTTCTTGGCTGCATCCTGCTCGTATGTGCGCCGTTGTTCGCTCAGGTCTCCAGTTACGGCGACAAGCAGGAGGGGCAGAACGTCGGCGACGAGTTGCCGCAGGTGCTGCAAAAGGTCGGCATCGCCCAGCATCTCAATCAGCCGTTGCCGCTGGACGCGCAGTTTGTCGACGATACGGGCAAGACGGTCCGGCTGGGCGACTACTTCAGCAAAAAGCCTGCGGTTTTGTCGCTCGTCTATTACAACTGCCCGATGCTCTGCTCGGAAGAGCTGGACGGCTTGACCAGCGCGCTGATGATGGTGCATCTAACACCGGGTAAAGACTTCAACATCGTCGTGATCAGTATCGACCCGAGCGAGACTCCGCAGATCGCCGCGAAGAAGAAGGCACTCTACGTTAAGCGCTATGGCCGCCCTGAGACTGCTGCAGGATGGCACTTCCTGACCGGCGAGCGTCCTGCGATCGACGCTGTGAGCAAGGCGGTCGGCTTCGGTTATGTCCGCGTGCCCGGGCCTGACGGCAAGCTCACGCAGTTTGCCCATGCAAGCTCGATCCAGATTGTTACGACCAACGGCAAGCTCGCACAGTATTATCTCGGCGTCGAATATTCGCCCAAGGACATCCTCCTCGGGCTGATTGAGGCCTCTGGAAACAAGATTGGCTCGCCTGTCGCAAACATCCTGACCTACTGCTACCACTATGACCCGGAGCGGAATAAGCACTCGCTGATTGTCGCCCGCGTGGTGCAGTTGGGCGGTATGGTTACCGTGGCATGGCTGGGTGGCTTCATGTTTTTGATGTTTCGCAGAGATCTACGGCTTTCGCGCGACCACGACCTGACTAAGAAAGAGAATGGATAA
- a CDS encoding c-type cytochrome, with the protein MHDEPKFFPQRGTDFYADGRSVRPQVANTVARNQLHADTYFYTGFVNGKEGDGLPFPVTMKVLERGQERYNIYCTPCHSRVGNGRGMIVDRGYAHAGDYHTARLETAPLGHFFNVITNGYGAMPDYSAQIAPVDRWAIVAYIKALQLSQKATQADVPAGAQVQPLSSIAESQGLPANFAQQWTLPPTAVNGTPDDQPYVLPTTPPNAASGAGAPAASRPATVKTPAAAPAGKTAAQQ; encoded by the coding sequence ATGCACGACGAGCCGAAGTTCTTCCCTCAGCGGGGTACGGACTTTTACGCTGACGGTCGCTCGGTGCGTCCGCAGGTGGCCAACACCGTGGCTCGCAACCAGCTTCATGCTGACACTTACTTCTATACCGGCTTCGTGAACGGCAAGGAGGGCGACGGCCTTCCGTTCCCAGTCACGATGAAGGTGCTCGAGCGCGGACAGGAGCGCTACAACATCTACTGCACGCCATGCCACTCGCGCGTCGGCAATGGCAGGGGCATGATTGTCGACCGTGGCTATGCACACGCGGGCGACTATCACACAGCGCGTCTTGAGACTGCGCCGCTGGGACACTTCTTCAACGTTATTACCAATGGCTATGGAGCCATGCCGGACTACTCCGCGCAGATTGCTCCGGTCGACCGCTGGGCGATTGTGGCTTACATCAAGGCGTTGCAGTTGAGCCAGAAGGCGACCCAGGCCGATGTTCCCGCGGGAGCGCAGGTACAGCCGCTCTCGAGCATTGCAGAGAGCCAGGGCCTGCCCGCGAACTTTGCCCAGCAGTGGACGCTGCCGCCGACGGCGGTCAATGGCACGCCGGACGACCAGCCCTACGTTCTACCCACGACACCGCCCAATGCAGCATCCGGAGCGGGGGCGCCAGCGGCCTCCCGTCCCGCAACAGTAAAGACTCCGGCCGCCGCGCCTGCCGGAAAAACAGCAGCACAGCAGTAA
- a CDS encoding DUF3341 domain-containing protein, producing the protein MPPREGIYGLLAEFNTPSELVHATEQARKAGYRRMECYTPYPVEEAAVALHFHKTRVPLVCLLGGLMGVTTAFLMETWIAVWAYPLNIAGRPLFSWPAFIIPAYEWTILFSGLSAAFGMIMLNGMPQLYHPVFNAPNFRNGATTDKFFLCLEAMDPKFSVTETRAFLEQFPAVSVVEVDH; encoded by the coding sequence ATGCCGCCCAGAGAAGGAATTTACGGTTTGCTCGCAGAGTTCAATACACCGAGCGAATTGGTGCATGCGACAGAACAGGCGCGCAAGGCAGGCTATCGCCGGATGGAGTGCTACACGCCCTATCCCGTCGAAGAAGCCGCGGTGGCGCTGCACTTCCACAAGACCCGCGTCCCTCTGGTCTGCCTGCTCGGCGGCCTGATGGGTGTGACGACGGCGTTCCTGATGGAGACCTGGATCGCGGTCTGGGCTTATCCACTCAATATCGCGGGACGCCCGCTGTTCTCGTGGCCAGCCTTCATCATTCCCGCGTACGAGTGGACGATTCTGTTCTCGGGCCTGTCGGCCGCGTTCGGCATGATCATGCTCAACGGGATGCCGCAGCTCTACCATCCTGTCTTCAATGCGCCCAATTTCCGCAACGGCGCGACGACGGACAAGTTCTTTCTATGCCTTGAGGCGATGGACCCGAAGTTCTCAGTTACTGAGACACGGGCCTTCCTCGAACAGTTCCCTGCGGTCTCCGTGGTGGAGGTGGACCATTAA
- the nrfD gene encoding NrfD/PsrC family molybdoenzyme membrane anchor subunit gives MATKGPIYDPAGDPVVDPMIDPRTGEYAVIAPGHNFKSVTQKIADIVLTSNTPLGWFFGLMVAGGVATGVVIGCTWLFLKGVGIWGVTIPGAWGFAIINFVWWIGIGHAGTLISAILLLFKQTWRNSINRFAEAMTIFAVCCAGLFPLIHVGRPWLAYWLFPYPNTMNVWPQFRSPLAWDVFAVSTYATISIVFWYVGMIPDFGTLRDRATMPLAKYFYGMLSLGWRGSTRHWIRYESASLLLAGLSTPLVLSVHTVISFDFAVAALAGWHTTIFPPYFVAGAIYSGFAMVITLAVPIRKFYHLEDLVTLRHLDNMAKVMLGTGGIVAYGYGMEVFMSWYSASHWEFFMMWNRMFGPMGWAYWILILTNIAIPLTTLWSRKLRVNVTYLFILSFVVNIGMWFERFVIVVTSLYREYLPSSWGTYVATRWDYIIFIGTWGMFTFLFLGFVRFLPMIPMSEIRMMLPQTKVRRGGADAETVVEETL, from the coding sequence ATGGCAACCAAAGGACCAATCTACGATCCGGCAGGGGACCCGGTCGTTGACCCGATGATCGACCCGCGTACCGGCGAGTACGCGGTCATCGCGCCGGGCCACAACTTCAAATCGGTCACGCAGAAGATCGCGGATATCGTGTTGACCTCGAACACGCCGCTGGGCTGGTTCTTCGGCCTGATGGTCGCGGGCGGTGTGGCGACCGGCGTTGTGATCGGCTGCACCTGGCTCTTCCTGAAGGGCGTCGGCATCTGGGGCGTCACCATTCCGGGTGCCTGGGGCTTCGCCATCATCAACTTCGTCTGGTGGATTGGTATCGGTCACGCCGGTACGCTGATCTCGGCGATTCTGCTGCTGTTCAAACAGACGTGGCGCAACTCGATCAACCGCTTCGCCGAAGCGATGACGATCTTCGCGGTCTGCTGCGCCGGTCTCTTCCCGCTGATCCACGTGGGTCGTCCGTGGCTGGCGTACTGGCTGTTCCCGTATCCCAACACGATGAACGTCTGGCCGCAGTTCCGCTCGCCGCTGGCGTGGGACGTCTTCGCGGTTTCGACCTACGCAACGATCTCCATCGTGTTCTGGTACGTCGGCATGATTCCCGACTTCGGGACGCTGCGCGATCGCGCGACTATGCCGCTTGCGAAATACTTCTATGGCATGTTGTCGCTGGGCTGGCGCGGTTCGACTCGCCACTGGATTCGTTACGAGTCGGCTTCACTGCTGCTGGCGGGCCTCTCGACACCGCTGGTGCTCTCGGTACACACGGTCATCAGCTTCGACTTCGCGGTCGCGGCCCTGGCCGGATGGCATACGACGATCTTCCCGCCCTACTTCGTCGCGGGCGCTATCTACTCCGGTTTCGCTATGGTCATCACGCTGGCGGTTCCGATCCGCAAGTTCTACCACCTTGAAGATCTGGTGACGCTGCGCCACCTCGATAACATGGCCAAGGTCATGCTCGGCACCGGCGGTATTGTGGCCTACGGCTATGGCATGGAGGTCTTCATGTCGTGGTACTCGGCCAGCCACTGGGAGTTCTTCATGATGTGGAACCGCATGTTCGGGCCGATGGGCTGGGCATACTGGATCCTCATCCTGACCAACATCGCCATTCCGCTGACGACGCTGTGGTCGCGCAAGCTGCGGGTGAACGTGACCTACCTGTTCATCCTGTCGTTTGTGGTGAACATCGGTATGTGGTTCGAGCGCTTCGTCATCGTTGTGACCAGCCTCTATCGCGAATATCTGCCGTCGAGCTGGGGAACTTACGTCGCGACGCGTTGGGACTACATCATCTTCATCGGAACGTGGGGAATGTTCACCTTCCTCTTCCTTGGATTTGTTCGCTTCCTACCGATGATTCCGATGTCCGAGATCCGGATGATGCTTCCGCAGACCAAGGTGCGGCGCGGCGGGGCCGATGCTGAGACCGTAGTGGAGGAGACACTCTAA